The region TCGAGGAATCGCGCAAGCTCTCGCTGCTCTATCGCCGTCTCGAAACGAGCGGCAAGCCTTTCGCGGCTGCCGTTCATGGCGTGTGTCTCGGCGGCGCCTTCGAGCTGGCGCTCGCCTGCCACTTCCGGGTTCTCTCCGACGTGGATTCCACCCGCGTCGGATTGCCGGAGGTGAAGGTCGGGCTGTTCCCCGGCGCCGGCGGCACGCAGCGCGTGGCACGTCTCATGCAGACCGGCGACGCTTTGCAGATGCTGTTCAAGGGCGAGCAGATCCGTCCGCTCATGGCGCGCAACATGGGGCTCGTTCATGCGGTCGCGCCACGTGATGCGATCGTTCAGACGGCAAGGGACTGGATCAAGCAAGGTGGCTCTGCCGTCGCCCCCTGGGATCAGAAGGGCTACAAGCTGCCCTCCAACAAGGTCTATTCCGCGGCCGGCATGCAGATCTGGCCGCCGGCGAACGCCATCTATCGCCGCGAGACGCAGGACAATTACCCGGCGATCCGCGCGATCCTCGAATCCGTGTATCAGGGTTTGCAGCTGCCGATGGATCTTGCCCTGAAAGTGGAATCGCGCTGGTTTGCCAAGATCCTGCGCTCGAAGGAAGCGGCGGCGATGATCCGCACGCTCTTCATCTCCATGCAGGATCTCAACAAGGGCGCCCGTCGCCCCAAGGACGTGCCGCCGTCCAGCCTGAAGAAGGTGGGTGTCGTCGGCGCAGGCTTCATGGGCGCCAGCGTGGCCTACGTCACGGCCAATGCCGGACTCAACGTCGTGCTCATCGACCGCGACATTGAAGCGGCCGAGAAGGGCAAGGCGCATTCGCACAAGCTCATGTCGGACCAGATCATGAAGGGCCGCGCCAAGACGGCGGATCGCGATGCGCTGTTATCCCGCATCAAGGCGTCCGCCGATTACGGCGATCTCGCCGATTGCGATCTCGTCATCGAGGCCGTGTTCGAGGACCCCAAGGTCAAGGCCGAGGTGATCGGAAAGGTGGAGGCCGCGATCCGGCCGGATTGCATCTTCGCGTCCAACACCTCGACCCTACCGATCTCCGGTCTCGCCAAGCAGTCGAAGAGGCCGGACCAGTTCATCGGCATTCATTTCTTCTCGCCCGTCGAGAAGATGATGCTGGTGGAGATCATCATGGGCAAGGAAACCGGTGACAAGGCGCTCGCCACCGCACTCGACTATGTGCGGCTGATCAAGAAGACGCCGATCGTGGTCAACGATTCCCGCGGCTTCTTCGCGAACCGTTGCGTGCTGGCCTATATTCTCGAAGGCCACCTCATGTTCACCGAGGGGCTGCCTGCGGCCATGATCGAGCAGGCGGGCAAGCAGGCCGGCATGCCGGTCGGCCCGCTCTCGCTCAACGACGAGGTGGGCGTCGATCTCGGCCTCAAGATCCTGCGCGCCACGAAGGCCCAGCTGGGCGAAACGTCCATCGTGCCGGAGCAGGAAGAACTGCTCACGACCCTGGTGGAGAAGGAAGGCCGTCTCGGCCGCAAGAACCGGAAAGGCTTCTACGATTATCCGGAAGGCGGGCAGAAGCGCCTCTGGCCGGGCCTGACGGATCTTCAGGCGAAGCATGTGGAGGCCGAACTGGTCGACATGCAGGAGCTGAAACAGCGCCTGCTCGTCACGCAGGCCCTGGAGGCCGCGCGCACCTTCGAGGAGGGGGTGATCACCGATCCGCGCGAGGCGGATGTGGGCTCCATCCTGGGCTTCGGTTTCGCGCCTTATACGGGCGGCGCCCTGTCCTACATCGACTTCATGGGCGCGAAGGCCTTCGTGGACTTGTGCCGGAGCCTGCAGGCCAAGCACGGCGACCGCTTCGCCCCGCCGAGGATCCTGCTCGACATGGCCGCCTCCGGCGACACGTTCTACGGCCGCGCCGGAGCAAAGAAGGCGGCTTGATCAAATACGCTGGATCGTTTCCAGAACATGGCGCGACCGGCCCTCTCCCCCCCAAGGGGGAGGGGACATCCGCGCTACTCTCGTCCGACGATCCGGGATCTTCGCTGCGCTTCGGCCGGGATGACGATAAGGTGTCGCTTCAACATCGGGACGATCTGAAGGAGCCTTTCCATGAAACCGCACTTTGCCATGATGGCGGGCTACAATGCATGGTGCAACGAGCGCGTCTACGATGCCGCCGCGCAGCTTTCCGACGCCGACTACCGCGCGGATCGCGGCGCTTTCTTCAAATCGGTCCACGGCACCCTGAACCACCTCCTCGCCACGGACCGGATCTGGCTGAAGCGCTTTACGGCGCAGGGCGAGGCGCCGAACCGGCTCGATGCGGTCCTGTTCGAGAATTTCGATGATCTTCGGGACGCGCGCCGGAAGGAAGACGAGCGGATCGTCGCCTATATCGAGGGGCTCTCCGAGGCCGATCTCGCAGGCCGCATCCGCTACAAGACGATCACGAACCCGGCGGAGATCGAGCAGCCCCTCGCGCCGGCCCTGATCCATCTCTTCAATCATCAGACGCACCACCGCGGGCAGGTGCATTGCCTGTTGACGGGCTTCGGCCTCGATGCGCCTGCTCTCGACCTGATCCTGTTCCAGCGCCAGACCGGAATGGGCCTCGCATGAACCTGTGGCTGCGCGTCCTTCAGCTGATCGTCGCCTCGTTCTTCCGGCCGAGGCTCGATCCGGTGCGGGACGTGTCACGCCTGGCCTTCCGGGTGTGGCCGCATGACCTCGACACCTCGCTCCACATGAACAACGGGCGCTACTGGACCCTCATGGATCTCGGCCGTTCCGACATCATGATCCGCTCCGGTCTGTGGCGGCCCATCTTCAGGCACGGCTGGGTGCCCGTGGTGGCGGCGGGGCAGATCCGGTTCAGGCGGGAGCTCAGGCTCTTCCGGTCCTTCACCCTTGAAACCCGTATCCTCACCTGGTCCGACAGCCATGTGGTGATGGAGCATCGGCTGGTCTCGACGGCCAGGGACGGCAGCCCGATCCTCAACGCCATCGCCCTCGTCAGGGCCGGGGTCTACGACCGCCGCAAGAAGAGCTTCGTGCCCATGAGCCGCCTGCTCGAAGAGGTCGGCATTCAGGAGAAGGCGCCTGCGGCGTCGCCCGAGGTCGAGGCTTTCCTCAGGGCCGAAGAGGCGTTGAAGAGCGCCGCCTGATGGTCCAAGGTGGGGGCACCGTTTCAGCTACCGGCGAACCGAACCCATGCCCCGCACCATCGATTACTACTTCTCCCTCGTGAGCCCCTGGGCCTATATCGGCCACGCGCCCTTCATGGAGGTCGCGCAGAAGCACGGGGTCGAGGTCAATTACAAGCCTGTCTTTCTCGGGCGGGTCTTCTCGGAAACCGGGGGCCTGCCGCTCGCTCAGCGTCATCCGGCGCGCCAGCGTTATAGGATCGTCGAACTGCAGCGCTGGCGCGAGAAGCGTGGCTTGACCTTCAATATCAATCCGAAGCACTGGCCCTTCGACGTGAACCTCGCCGACCGCTTCGTCATTGCGATCACGGCCTCCGGCAGGAGCCCGGATGCTTTCCTGCGCCGAGCCTTCGCGGCCATCTGGGAGGAGGAGCGGGACCTGGGTGATCCGCTCGTCCTGTCCGAGCTGGCGGAACAGGCGGGACTCGACTCGTCCGCGCTCATGGACGTGGTGACCGGCAGCACCACGGAGGCGATCTATGCCCTCAACCTGGAGAATGCCGTCGCGGGCGACGTCTTCGGGTCGCCGGCCTATGTGCTCGACGGCGAGGTGTTCTGGGGCCAGGACCGGCTCGAACTTCTCGACGACGCGCTGAGCTCCGGGCGCTCGCCCTATACGCCGAACCCCTGATCTCGCCATGCAGACCATCGGACTTATCGGCGGCATGAGCTGGGAAAGCTCGGCCGAGTATTACCGCATCATCAATCAGGAGGCGAACCGGCGGCTCGGCGGGGTGCGCTCGGCGCAATGCCTGATGTATTCCGTCGATTTCGAGGACATCAAGCGGATGCAGCACGAGGGTGACTGGGACAGCCTCGCACAAGCGATGCAGGAGGCAGCATCGCGCCTGGAGCGCGGCGGGGCGGATTTCATCGTCCTGTGCACCAACACCATGCACCGGGTCGCCAATGCGATTTCATCGGCCGTGAGCCTTCCGTTGCTTCACATCGCGGATCCCACGGCCGACAGGATCAGGGCTGCCGGATTCAATCGGATCGGCCTTCTCGGAACCGCTTTCACGATGGAGCAGGATTTCTACAAGGGCCGCCTGCACGAGCGTCATGGGCTCGACGTGATCGTGCCGGACGAAGAGGATCGGCGGATCGTGCACGAGATCATCTACAAGGAACTCGTGCTTGGGGTCATCAAGCCGGAATCGCGCCACGCCTACCGGGATATCATCGCGCGCCTGATCGAACGTGGCGCGCAGGGCATCATCCTCGGCTGCACGGAGATCATGCTGCTGGTCTCCGACGAGGACAGCGCTGTGCCCCTCTTCGACACGACGACGATCCACGCGGTTGCGGCAGTGGACCGGGCGTTGACGGTGGGTTGAAGCGCCCCGCTGTCAGCGCCAGCCACGTCATGGCCGGCCTTGTGCCGACCATCCCGATTTTGTGAGACGCAGCGCTTCAAACGATCGAGATCACCGGCACAAGGCCGGTGACGACGTGCGTTGTCGGCTTATTCAGCCGCTGCCCGCGTTGCGCGCCACTGCGTCAACAGGGCCCGCAGGGCCGCCGGTTTCAGCGGCTTGTTGAGCACGTGGATATTCATGGCCGCGGCGGCGTCGCGCACGGCCGGCGTGCGGTCGGCGGTCACGAGAACGGCCGGCGTATCGACCTGGGTCTTCCAGCGCAGGGCCTTGATGAGCTCGAGCCCGTCCGTGTCGTCCAGGTGATAATCGGCGATGATGACCTCGGGCAGAGCCTTGTGGGTTCTCAGGGCTTGGTGCGCCGTGTCGAGATCGGATGCCGTCCAGGTATCGCAGCCCCAGCCCGAGAGCAGCAGTCGCATGCCCTCGAGGATGGCGGGCTCGTTGTCGATGACGAGGACGCGCAGGCCCGAAAGCACCGTCGCGGCCGGTTTCGGCGCCTCGGGCGCGGCCGCCGTCGCCGGAAGAGCCGCCACCACCGGCACCTCGACCCGGAACACGGAACCGGTGCCCACTTCCGAGTTCAGTGTGATCGGGTGCTTGAGCACGCGACCGATGCGCTCGACGATGGAGAGCCCGAGCCCTAGGCCCCGCGCGGCCTTCACGCCCTGGTCGAGGCGCTGGAATTCGCGGAACACGATGCGCTGCTTCGAGGCCGGAATGCCGAGGCCCGTGTCCCACACCTCCAGCACGAGATGGCCGCCGCGCCGACGCCCGCCGACGATCACGCGGCCCGATGGCGTGTACTTGATCGCGTTGGAGATCAGGTTCTGGAGCAGGCGCCGCATGAGGCGACGGTCCGAGCGGACGGTCAGGGACGAGGGCACGAAGGTGAGCTTCAGGCCCTTGTTGCGGGCGACGGGCTCGAACTCGCGCTGCAGCTGACGGAACAATTCGTCGATGCGGAAGCTAGACCATTGCGGCTTCATGGCGCCGGTGTCGAGGCGCGAGATGTCGAGGATGGCGGTCAGGATTTCCTCGACCGCGTCGAGCGAGGCGTCGATGTTCTCGGCCAGCGTCCCGTCGCCGGCTTCGCGATCCCGCTCCACGAGGGAGACCGCGTAGAGACGCGCCGCATTGAGCGGCTGGAGAATGTCGTGCGAGGCGGCGGCCAGGAAGCGCGTCTTGGAAATGTTCGCCTCATCGGCCTCGGCCTTCGCGCTTCGCAAGGCCTCGTTGAGGCGCGTCAATTCCTCGGTGCGCTCGCGGACCCGCTGCTCCAGCGTCTCGTTCGCGCGGCGGCTCGCCTCTTCCGCCAGAACGGTTTCGGTGACGTCCGTATAGGTCGTCACGTGGCCGCCGTCGGGCAGCAGGTTCGAGCGGATCTCGATGACCTTGCCGGACGGATAGAGCTTGAGGCGCACCGGCTCCACGTCGTGGCGGAAGGAGTGCAGGCGAGCTTCGACGAGTTCTTCGATCCTGCCTGGTCCATAGGA is a window of Microvirga lotononidis DNA encoding:
- a CDS encoding thioesterase family protein codes for the protein MNLWLRVLQLIVASFFRPRLDPVRDVSRLAFRVWPHDLDTSLHMNNGRYWTLMDLGRSDIMIRSGLWRPIFRHGWVPVVAAGQIRFRRELRLFRSFTLETRILTWSDSHVVMEHRLVSTARDGSPILNAIALVRAGVYDRRKKSFVPMSRLLEEVGIQEKAPAASPEVEAFLRAEEALKSAA
- a CDS encoding 2-hydroxychromene-2-carboxylate isomerase, with product MPRTIDYYFSLVSPWAYIGHAPFMEVAQKHGVEVNYKPVFLGRVFSETGGLPLAQRHPARQRYRIVELQRWREKRGLTFNINPKHWPFDVNLADRFVIAITASGRSPDAFLRRAFAAIWEEERDLGDPLVLSELAEQAGLDSSALMDVVTGSTTEAIYALNLENAVAGDVFGSPAYVLDGEVFWGQDRLELLDDALSSGRSPYTPNP
- a CDS encoding aspartate/glutamate racemase family protein is translated as MQTIGLIGGMSWESSAEYYRIINQEANRRLGGVRSAQCLMYSVDFEDIKRMQHEGDWDSLAQAMQEAASRLERGGADFIVLCTNTMHRVANAISSAVSLPLLHIADPTADRIRAAGFNRIGLLGTAFTMEQDFYKGRLHERHGLDVIVPDEEDRRIVHEIIYKELVLGVIKPESRHAYRDIIARLIERGAQGIILGCTEIMLLVSDEDSAVPLFDTTTIHAVAAVDRALTVG
- a CDS encoding FAD-dependent oxidoreductase, whose product is MTNVTNFRFEVDADGIALATWDMPGRSMNVITPEVMGELEQIIEKVAGDEAIKGCVITSGKEAFSGGADLTMLQGLGAEYGRLAKEKGEETAMQFFFEESRKLSLLYRRLETSGKPFAAAVHGVCLGGAFELALACHFRVLSDVDSTRVGLPEVKVGLFPGAGGTQRVARLMQTGDALQMLFKGEQIRPLMARNMGLVHAVAPRDAIVQTARDWIKQGGSAVAPWDQKGYKLPSNKVYSAAGMQIWPPANAIYRRETQDNYPAIRAILESVYQGLQLPMDLALKVESRWFAKILRSKEAAAMIRTLFISMQDLNKGARRPKDVPPSSLKKVGVVGAGFMGASVAYVTANAGLNVVLIDRDIEAAEKGKAHSHKLMSDQIMKGRAKTADRDALLSRIKASADYGDLADCDLVIEAVFEDPKVKAEVIGKVEAAIRPDCIFASNTSTLPISGLAKQSKRPDQFIGIHFFSPVEKMMLVEIIMGKETGDKALATALDYVRLIKKTPIVVNDSRGFFANRCVLAYILEGHLMFTEGLPAAMIEQAGKQAGMPVGPLSLNDEVGVDLGLKILRATKAQLGETSIVPEQEELLTTLVEKEGRLGRKNRKGFYDYPEGGQKRLWPGLTDLQAKHVEAELVDMQELKQRLLVTQALEAARTFEEGVITDPREADVGSILGFGFAPYTGGALSYIDFMGAKAFVDLCRSLQAKHGDRFAPPRILLDMAASGDTFYGRAGAKKAA
- a CDS encoding DinB family protein — encoded protein: MKPHFAMMAGYNAWCNERVYDAAAQLSDADYRADRGAFFKSVHGTLNHLLATDRIWLKRFTAQGEAPNRLDAVLFENFDDLRDARRKEDERIVAYIEGLSEADLAGRIRYKTITNPAEIEQPLAPALIHLFNHQTHHRGQVHCLLTGFGLDAPALDLILFQRQTGMGLA